The Metabacillus schmidteae genome has a segment encoding these proteins:
- a CDS encoding DUF2085 domain-containing protein: MSEILNLIPCHRIPERCIHFNGKPMNLCTRCFAMLLGYMCTPIALAINIVVPFWISIIMAIPLLIDGFTQRWGWRQSSNSIRFITGILFGIGQSILISTIVWTIVNFVN, encoded by the coding sequence ATGAGTGAAATTTTGAATTTGATCCCGTGTCATCGTATACCTGAAAGATGTATTCATTTTAACGGGAAACCTATGAACCTATGTACAAGATGCTTTGCAATGCTGCTTGGTTATATGTGCACCCCGATTGCTTTAGCTATCAATATAGTCGTTCCTTTTTGGATTTCAATCATTATGGCGATACCGCTATTGATTGATGGATTTACACAAAGATGGGGTTGGAGGCAAAGTTCAAACTCAATTCGTTTTATTACCGGAATACTATTTGGTATTGGACAATCAATTCTAATATCAACTATAGTTTGGACTATTGTCAATTTTGTTAATTGA
- a CDS encoding alkaline phosphatase PhoX, with amino-acid sequence MNLGKNELNRRDFLKVGGMSTVALTLGATGVLSLTGGNESLAASNSRKVSSGFRGYGPLVKDPNGILDLPRGFQYRIISKTGDPMPNGDLVPAMLDGMAAFKGDKNTTILVRNHENSTNSQYPVNGKNPWSNGAAGGTTALIVGPDRNLIDEYVTSSGTIRNCAGGPTTWGTWLTCEETRNMGHGFVFEVNPLDPENEMSKTPIRDMGYFSHEACAVDPSNGIWYLTEDDNPSFLYRFTPHDRSQKLGSLQKGGILEAAAIDEISTTTSNQLNSSQKFGIVWKQLNPERAQQDAKDLGCIQFSRLEGAWFSAGTFWFDDTSAGSKDLGRVYRYFPATNTLELFYESTDKNDLEMPDNITITPWGDLWIAEDGGGNDRIIGMTPEGVVYPFAENQFNGSEFAGPVFSPDGNTFFVNMQTPGLTFAIWGPFARRNAARQRAMGHAAPPADLAPAVSNKLTAFAEEQGMSILEAAALERHGMPIL; translated from the coding sequence GTGAATTTGGGGAAAAACGAACTAAACAGGCGTGATTTCTTAAAAGTCGGTGGAATGAGTACTGTCGCTTTAACACTAGGAGCAACCGGGGTATTGTCGTTAACAGGAGGAAATGAGAGTTTAGCAGCAAGCAATTCAAGAAAAGTATCTAGTGGATTTAGAGGTTATGGTCCTCTAGTAAAGGATCCTAATGGAATTCTTGATCTTCCAAGAGGGTTTCAATATCGGATCATTTCAAAAACAGGCGATCCAATGCCTAACGGAGACTTAGTTCCTGCTATGCTTGATGGAATGGCAGCATTTAAAGGTGATAAAAATACGACCATCCTTGTACGTAATCATGAAAATAGTACAAATTCCCAATATCCTGTAAATGGTAAAAACCCTTGGAGCAATGGGGCTGCTGGTGGTACGACAGCCCTTATTGTTGGACCTGACCGGAATTTAATTGATGAGTATGTTACTAGTTCAGGAACGATCCGCAATTGTGCAGGAGGGCCTACAACTTGGGGCACTTGGTTAACTTGTGAAGAAACACGTAACATGGGACATGGCTTTGTGTTTGAAGTAAATCCGCTTGACCCGGAAAATGAAATGTCAAAAACACCTATTCGCGATATGGGTTACTTTTCACATGAAGCATGTGCGGTTGATCCCTCAAATGGTATTTGGTATTTAACTGAAGATGACAACCCGAGCTTCCTTTACCGCTTTACACCACATGATCGAAGCCAAAAACTTGGTTCCCTTCAAAAAGGCGGTATTCTCGAAGCTGCTGCTATTGATGAAATCTCAACTACAACTTCAAATCAATTAAACAGCTCACAAAAATTCGGCATTGTTTGGAAGCAGCTTAACCCTGAGCGAGCACAACAAGATGCAAAAGATTTGGGATGCATTCAATTTAGCCGTTTAGAAGGAGCTTGGTTTTCTGCCGGAACATTTTGGTTTGATGATACAAGTGCAGGCTCAAAGGACCTTGGCCGAGTTTACCGCTACTTCCCAGCTACAAATACATTAGAGCTCTTCTATGAATCTACAGATAAAAATGATTTAGAAATGCCTGATAATATTACGATCACACCATGGGGAGATCTTTGGATTGCAGAAGATGGAGGCGGAAATGACCGCATTATCGGTATGACACCAGAAGGAGTTGTTTATCCGTTCGCAGAGAATCAGTTTAACGGTTCAGAATTTGCCGGACCAGTATTCTCTCCAGATGGAAATACGTTTTTCGTAAATATGCAAACACCTGGTTTGACTTTTGCTATTTGGGGTCCTTTCGCCCGCAGAAATGCTGCCCGCCAACGCGCAATGGGACATGCAGCTCCTCCTGCTGATCTAGCACCTGCTGTTTCTAACAAACTTACAGCCTTTGCTGAAGAACAGGGGATGTCGATCTTAGAAGCTGCAGCATTAGAACGTCATGGAATGCCAATCCTTTAA
- the istB gene encoding IS21-like element helper ATPase IstB: protein MSDQLRSKCKTLRLAHIAEIYDQIPFENKEQYLNDLFDEEHKLREQTKSIRLIKKAKFLDKKTLHTYEWTEQIRFPPHTSKEEICSLSFIEKGENVVLVGSPGTGKTHLATGLGRKACENGYEVRFYRVAHLVEELEQSLRLNKLSAFRKKLEKVDLIILDEMGYLPFSKEGSELLFQLISEFYEQKSLIITSNLEFSQWNRIFTDSRLTAALVDRLIHHAHIISYQGESYRLTNALSKRK from the coding sequence ATGAGTGATCAATTACGAAGTAAGTGTAAGACTCTGCGTTTGGCCCATATAGCAGAAATTTATGATCAAATTCCCTTCGAGAATAAGGAGCAATATCTTAATGACTTATTTGACGAGGAACATAAGTTAAGAGAACAAACAAAATCTATAAGATTAATAAAAAAGGCAAAGTTTTTGGACAAGAAGACTCTTCACACTTATGAATGGACAGAACAGATTCGGTTTCCACCTCATACATCTAAAGAGGAAATATGCAGTTTGAGTTTTATTGAAAAAGGAGAAAACGTTGTACTAGTAGGTTCTCCTGGCACTGGGAAAACACATCTAGCAACAGGGTTGGGAAGGAAGGCTTGTGAAAATGGATATGAGGTTCGATTCTACCGTGTAGCTCATTTAGTAGAAGAATTGGAGCAATCCTTAAGATTGAATAAGCTCTCAGCATTTCGTAAGAAATTGGAAAAGGTAGATTTAATCATCCTAGATGAAATGGGCTACCTGCCGTTTAGTAAAGAGGGATCTGAGCTTCTCTTCCAACTTATCTCTGAATTCTACGAGCAAAAAAGTTTAATAATCACGTCAAATTTAGAGTTCAGTCAATGGAACAGGATATTCACAGACTCTAGGTTGACCGCAGCATTGGTAGACCGGTTGATTCATCATGCACATATCATCTCGTATCAAGGAGAGAGTTATCGCTTAACGAATGCATTATCTAAAAGAAAATAA
- the istA gene encoding IS21 family transposase, with the protein MLAMSDINCIKNLRNNKGLSISQIQKIVGVNWRTAKKYADDDQIPKETLKARKGMMYEEKWGEMVADWLFEDQRLKRKSRRTNKELHNELIKYGFTGSYRTVCNFVKEWKSSHQEERDKGHERLAHPPGEAQVDFGVMEAVQDGDLVDVRALIMSMPYSNAGFAIPLPSENQECFLHGLQELFIQAGGVPKSLRIDNLTPAVKQTRSKMEEAKLTDEFMQFQNHYGFEVQVCNPRSGHEKGNVENKVGYIRYNFFTKAPVMKSFEDLTLQLKEKLEEDRKRLHYEKEVLIQELWEQETKYLLALPEKEYPVFKKDLAKVNKYNEVKIDNSLIHVPRAFNYSQLHLLLSWDQFKVVSPDGEILLEDFRPYMNKRKALPWLSIIKTWIYKPRVLNYSRYCDYLPGRVKEFLLTDNLLIRRKRLEALSTLLVTYDMKRINEEFYDLIEKDRLNGDINPYEVDWNQYDALTPIEEASK; encoded by the coding sequence ATGCTAGCAATGTCTGATATTAATTGTATCAAAAATTTAAGAAACAACAAAGGACTATCAATCTCCCAAATACAGAAAATAGTGGGAGTTAACTGGCGTACTGCAAAGAAATACGCTGATGATGACCAGATTCCTAAAGAAACCCTCAAAGCTAGAAAAGGAATGATGTATGAGGAAAAATGGGGAGAAATGGTTGCCGATTGGTTGTTCGAAGATCAAAGATTAAAAAGAAAATCTAGAAGGACAAATAAAGAGTTACATAACGAATTGATTAAATATGGATTTACTGGCTCATATAGAACTGTATGCAATTTTGTAAAAGAGTGGAAAAGCAGTCATCAAGAAGAACGTGATAAAGGACATGAAAGATTAGCGCACCCTCCGGGTGAAGCACAAGTGGATTTTGGAGTAATGGAAGCTGTTCAAGATGGGGATCTAGTAGATGTTCGAGCATTGATCATGTCTATGCCTTATAGCAACGCAGGCTTTGCAATACCTCTTCCATCTGAGAATCAAGAATGTTTTTTGCATGGATTGCAGGAACTGTTCATTCAAGCTGGTGGAGTGCCAAAGTCATTAAGAATTGACAACCTTACACCTGCAGTAAAACAAACCCGATCAAAAATGGAAGAGGCAAAACTAACAGATGAATTTATGCAATTTCAGAACCATTATGGCTTTGAAGTTCAAGTTTGTAATCCTAGAAGTGGCCATGAGAAAGGAAATGTAGAAAATAAGGTGGGCTATATTCGATATAACTTTTTCACTAAGGCACCTGTGATGAAAAGCTTTGAAGATCTAACCTTACAGTTAAAGGAAAAACTGGAGGAAGATCGTAAGAGGCTGCATTATGAGAAAGAAGTTCTAATCCAAGAGTTATGGGAGCAAGAGACCAAGTACTTACTAGCTTTGCCTGAGAAGGAATATCCAGTATTCAAAAAAGACCTGGCAAAGGTAAATAAGTACAATGAAGTGAAAATTGACAATTCCCTTATACATGTGCCACGTGCATTTAACTATAGCCAATTGCACCTACTCCTTAGCTGGGATCAATTTAAAGTTGTTTCACCAGACGGTGAAATTCTGTTGGAGGACTTCCGTCCTTATATGAACAAGCGAAAAGCACTCCCGTGGTTATCTATTATAAAAACATGGATCTATAAACCAAGGGTTCTAAACTATTCTCGATATTGTGACTACCTTCCGGGAAGAGTAAAGGAGTTTCTACTAACGGACAATTTGCTCATTCGGCGAAAACGTTTAGAGGCCCTCTCTACACTCTTAGTTACATATGATATGAAACGAATTAATGAAGAGTTTTATGACTTAATTGAGAAAGATCGTTTAAATGGCGATATCAATCCTTATGAAGTGGATTGGAACCAATATGATGCCCTCACTCCAATTGAGGAGGCCAGCAAATGA
- a CDS encoding twin-arginine translocase TatA/TatE family subunit encodes MLSNIGIPGLILILVIALIIFGPSKLPEIGRAFGSTLKEFKKATNDLVNGDDQEQKKSTKEKEKNKLVGIEKTDSKTGS; translated from the coding sequence ATGTTATCAAACATTGGAATACCGGGCCTTATTCTCATACTTGTCATCGCTTTAATTATTTTCGGTCCTTCCAAACTACCTGAAATCGGACGAGCTTTTGGAAGCACTCTAAAAGAATTTAAAAAAGCAACCAATGATCTGGTAAACGGTGATGATCAAGAGCAAAAGAAGTCTACTAAAGAAAAAGAAAAAAATAAGTTAGTCGGTATTGAGAAAACAGACAGTAAGACTGGAAGCTAA
- the tatC gene encoding twin-arginine translocase subunit TatC, whose protein sequence is MEETKMKLIDHLDELRKRLIITSISLILFFIVAFIFVKDIYQFLVMDLDGKLALLGPGDIIWIYMMIAGVMAIAATIPIAAFQIWQFVKPALTKEEQKHSLAFIPGLFFLFLIGISFGYFILFPIVLSFLTGLIDDQFATFFTAEKYFRFMFNLTIPFGFLFEMPAVIMFLTKLGIINPKKLVKARKISYFILIVVSILITPPDFISDVLVIIPLLLLYELSVSLSKFVFRKRLSSESIVSQNDTAYKV, encoded by the coding sequence ATGGAAGAAACGAAAATGAAATTAATTGACCATTTAGATGAATTACGTAAACGCCTTATTATCACAAGTATTTCTTTGATCCTTTTTTTCATAGTAGCTTTTATTTTTGTGAAGGATATTTATCAATTTTTAGTTATGGATCTTGACGGTAAATTAGCTTTACTGGGTCCGGGAGATATCATCTGGATTTATATGATGATTGCAGGGGTAATGGCTATTGCTGCCACGATTCCGATTGCTGCATTTCAAATATGGCAGTTCGTCAAACCTGCTCTGACAAAGGAAGAGCAAAAGCACTCTTTAGCTTTTATTCCAGGCTTATTTTTCCTATTTCTTATCGGAATTTCATTTGGTTACTTTATCCTTTTTCCGATTGTCCTCTCATTTTTAACAGGACTTATAGATGATCAATTTGCAACTTTCTTTACAGCTGAAAAATACTTTAGGTTTATGTTCAACCTGACAATACCTTTTGGTTTTTTATTTGAAATGCCTGCTGTTATTATGTTTTTAACAAAGTTAGGAATTATCAATCCAAAAAAACTAGTAAAGGCGCGGAAAATCTCCTACTTTATTCTAATAGTTGTTTCGATTTTAATTACTCCTCCCGATTTTATATCAGATGTTCTCGTTATCATTCCTCTACTGCTTTTGTATGAATTAAGTGTTAGCTTAAGCAAATTCGTTTTTCGAAAAAGACTATCTTCAGAATCGATTGTCTCTCAGAATGATACGGCTTATAAAGTGTAA
- the rlmD gene encoding 23S rRNA (uracil(1939)-C(5))-methyltransferase RlmD: MSKIQVPVAKNEYYDVTFEDLTHEGAGVAKVDGFPIFVENALPDERAKIKVIKVKKGFAFGRLIEIYEQSKNRINAPCPIYSQCGGCQIQHLSYEGQLDFKKKQVEQVLTRIGKLDLTKVTVHPTLGMSDPWNYRNKAQVPVGEREGGLVAGFYQKRSHDIIDMERCLIQQAENDDVVQAVKKICETYGIRAYNEEKHKGWLRHIMVRYGLVTKEIMVVFVTKTSDFPHKDDIIKEMTNQLPQVKSIVQNINNKRTNVIFGDETKVLWGEEYIYDKIGDVKFAISARSFYQVNPEQTKVLYDKALEYAGLSGEESVIDAYCGIGTISLFLAQKAKRVFGVEIVPEAIEDAKRNAELNAITNAEFAVGEAEVVIPEWYKQGNKADVIVVDPPRKGCDEALLKTILDMKPKRVVYVSCNPGTLARDLQVLELGGYKTVEVQPVDMFPHTTHVECVAQLNLNVSF, encoded by the coding sequence ATGTCAAAAATTCAAGTACCTGTTGCGAAAAATGAATATTACGATGTTACCTTTGAGGATTTAACACATGAAGGCGCAGGCGTAGCCAAAGTTGACGGCTTTCCCATCTTTGTTGAAAATGCTCTTCCGGATGAACGAGCGAAAATAAAGGTTATTAAGGTGAAAAAAGGCTTTGCCTTCGGTCGACTAATTGAGATTTATGAACAAAGTAAAAACCGGATTAATGCACCTTGTCCAATTTATTCACAATGTGGCGGATGTCAGATTCAGCATCTAAGTTATGAAGGACAACTCGACTTCAAGAAAAAGCAAGTAGAGCAGGTTCTAACCAGAATTGGAAAGCTGGATTTAACAAAAGTTACCGTACATCCTACATTAGGAATGAGTGATCCCTGGAACTACCGAAATAAAGCACAGGTCCCAGTCGGAGAACGTGAAGGAGGGCTTGTTGCAGGATTCTATCAGAAAAGAAGCCATGACATTATCGATATGGAAAGATGTCTCATTCAACAAGCTGAAAACGATGATGTTGTACAAGCAGTAAAGAAAATATGTGAAACTTATGGAATCCGTGCTTATAACGAAGAAAAGCACAAAGGCTGGCTGCGTCATATCATGGTCCGCTATGGCCTTGTTACAAAGGAAATTATGGTTGTATTTGTTACAAAAACATCAGATTTCCCTCATAAGGATGACATCATAAAAGAAATGACAAATCAATTACCTCAAGTTAAATCAATCGTGCAAAACATCAATAATAAACGAACGAATGTTATTTTTGGTGATGAGACAAAGGTGTTGTGGGGAGAAGAATATATATACGATAAAATCGGTGATGTGAAATTCGCGATCTCTGCTCGATCTTTTTATCAAGTAAACCCTGAACAAACAAAAGTCTTATATGACAAAGCACTTGAATATGCAGGTCTATCCGGTGAAGAATCTGTCATCGATGCATACTGTGGAATTGGGACAATTTCGTTGTTTTTAGCTCAAAAAGCTAAGCGGGTTTTTGGTGTCGAAATCGTACCTGAAGCAATTGAAGATGCGAAACGAAATGCTGAACTGAATGCAATAACCAATGCTGAGTTTGCTGTTGGTGAAGCGGAGGTTGTTATTCCTGAGTGGTACAAGCAAGGAAATAAGGCAGATGTCATTGTAGTTGATCCTCCTCGTAAGGGCTGTGATGAAGCACTGCTGAAGACTATTTTAGATATGAAGCCAAAGCGTGTGGTTTATGTGTCTTGTAATCCCGGGACGTTGGCAAGGGATTTGCAGGTGCTTGAGTTAGGTGGATATAAGACTGTTGAGGTACAGCCGGTGGATATGTTTCCGCATACGACACATGTGGAGTGTGTAGCACAACTCAATTTGAACGTGTCTTTTTAA
- a CDS encoding HAD-IIB family hydrolase, producing the protein MNYKINKSFSISHEVNYLIFFDFDETYFPHDCTDELLSNLHELEEYLNNLVPERFVKIGWVTGSDLNQVVHKMNQANISYSPHFIASNLGTELHHVRENGELLVNKEWERRFTKANFSNDKVKELISELHNVYQIKLVEQTQFGQKRYKYNYYYFEKSKPQSQYDLKIISHLAKINGIGININRCNPKAGDPEGAFDVDFIPLHTGKKEIVRFMMNYYQVPLANTIAFGDSGNDIEMLKAVKHGYLLGNATEEAKGLHDKVTISHYSSGILEVLINFFKG; encoded by the coding sequence GTGAATTATAAGATTAATAAGTCTTTTTCAATTTCTCATGAGGTAAACTATCTGATCTTTTTTGATTTTGATGAAACTTATTTTCCTCATGATTGTACGGATGAATTGTTGAGTAATTTACATGAACTGGAAGAGTACCTTAATAATCTCGTTCCTGAACGATTTGTTAAAATTGGCTGGGTTACAGGAAGTGATCTAAATCAAGTAGTACATAAAATGAATCAGGCAAATATTTCCTATAGCCCTCATTTTATAGCTAGTAACTTAGGTACTGAACTACATCATGTAAGAGAAAATGGAGAATTGCTAGTTAATAAGGAATGGGAAAGGAGATTCACGAAAGCTAATTTCTCGAACGACAAAGTGAAAGAACTTATTAGTGAATTGCACAATGTATATCAAATAAAACTAGTAGAGCAAACGCAATTTGGGCAAAAACGTTATAAATATAACTACTACTATTTTGAAAAATCCAAACCGCAAAGTCAATATGATTTAAAAATAATTAGCCACTTAGCTAAAATAAATGGTATAGGAATAAATATAAACCGGTGCAATCCAAAAGCAGGAGATCCTGAAGGTGCATTTGATGTTGACTTTATTCCTCTTCATACAGGAAAAAAGGAAATAGTAAGGTTTATGATGAACTATTATCAAGTTCCTTTAGCTAACACAATTGCTTTTGGAGATAGTGGGAATGATATAGAGATGTTAAAAGCAGTAAAACATGGATATTTATTAGGAAATGCCACCGAAGAAGCCAAGGGGTTACATGATAAAGTAACAATATCTCATTATTCTAGTGGGATACTAGAAGTTCTTATAAACTTTTTTAAAGGATAA
- a CDS encoding LacI family DNA-binding transcriptional regulator, with protein MVTIYDIARLSGVSKSTVSRVISNQSYVSAETKNKVIKVMQEHNYVPNSLAKQFRQKQTKCLAILIPDLHHPYFSELVRYISAESYKSGFKTVVHQTFSDENVEREVYTQLQRKEFDALILTSSALSEEEIAECTGDNLVVACNENYDGGYFDVFCLNEEEVTMKATSHLLSKGFTKLGFCSDNISSPLQQARLKGFILAHNKKGLNHNIDFIFNEISTIEDGIILGERLFNDNLELEGILAGSDFVAAGLIRSAVKNNIQIPQQLSIVGFDNHPISLVTNPQISTISNRLQDMANDLVHHIVTKINGVKQTPIKKVYNGEFINRDSSYV; from the coding sequence ATGGTAACTATATATGATATTGCTCGACTAAGTGGTGTGTCTAAATCAACAGTTTCCCGGGTTATCTCAAATCAATCTTATGTATCAGCTGAAACAAAAAACAAAGTAATAAAAGTTATGCAAGAGCATAATTATGTTCCAAATTCTCTTGCTAAACAATTTCGTCAAAAGCAAACAAAGTGTCTAGCTATTCTCATCCCTGATCTACATCATCCTTATTTTAGTGAATTGGTTAGATACATATCTGCTGAATCTTATAAAAGTGGATTTAAAACTGTTGTTCATCAAACATTTTCAGACGAAAATGTAGAGCGAGAGGTATACACTCAGCTTCAGAGAAAGGAATTTGATGCCCTCATTTTAACTTCCTCTGCATTATCAGAGGAGGAAATCGCTGAATGTACAGGAGATAATTTAGTTGTTGCTTGTAATGAAAATTATGATGGAGGCTATTTTGACGTTTTTTGTTTAAATGAGGAAGAGGTAACGATGAAAGCAACATCACACCTCCTAAGTAAAGGGTTTACGAAATTAGGTTTTTGTTCAGACAACATTTCTTCCCCTTTACAACAAGCAAGATTGAAGGGTTTTATTTTAGCTCACAATAAAAAAGGCTTAAATCATAACATAGACTTTATCTTTAATGAAATATCAACTATAGAAGATGGAATCATATTAGGTGAGAGGCTTTTTAATGATAATTTAGAACTAGAAGGTATTCTTGCTGGCAGTGACTTCGTTGCCGCTGGATTAATAAGATCAGCTGTTAAAAACAACATTCAAATACCTCAACAGTTATCAATAGTTGGTTTTGATAATCATCCAATCTCACTAGTTACTAATCCACAAATTTCTACCATCAGTAATCGCCTTCAAGATATGGCTAATGACCTAGTACATCACATAGTAACTAAGATTAATGGTGTAAAACAAACTCCAATTAAAAAGGTGTATAACGGAGAATTTATTAATAGAGATTCTAGTTATGTTTGA
- a CDS encoding nuclease-related domain-containing protein produces the protein MILKLRKIPAHLQLRRYLKPRMSFNDGELKKLQADEKGYEGECRFDELINSSPVSTYLQLNDLLLEWRNTTFQIDSLLISPYKIYLFDIKNFEGEFYIEGNRWYFSSGYEVKDPIQQLQRSESLLRPLVQSLGFNLPIEAIVIFVNPNFTLFQANRQLPIILPTQINFFIKKLGSVSMHSSGNLIDLAKKLASLHIKNSPLDGKYTPEYTYESLKKGISCLDCESLSVRLNGRDLRCERCGASEGLHPGIMRTIEEYRVLFPRRQITVSAANDWCRLDMNRLRMQKILKEHLVMVKGGKSTYYDFK, from the coding sequence ATGATTCTTAAACTAAGAAAGATACCTGCTCACCTACAATTGCGGCGCTACTTAAAGCCCCGAATGTCGTTTAACGATGGAGAACTAAAAAAGTTACAAGCTGACGAGAAAGGCTACGAAGGTGAGTGCCGATTTGATGAACTAATTAATTCATCCCCCGTCTCCACTTATCTTCAGTTAAATGATCTTCTACTTGAATGGCGAAACACAACTTTTCAAATTGATTCACTTCTCATTTCACCGTACAAAATTTATCTTTTCGATATCAAAAATTTTGAAGGAGAATTTTATATCGAAGGTAATCGATGGTACTTTTCATCTGGGTATGAGGTGAAAGATCCTATCCAACAATTGCAGCGCTCTGAATCCCTTCTTAGACCACTAGTTCAATCTCTAGGTTTTAATCTACCCATTGAAGCAATTGTCATTTTTGTTAATCCCAACTTCACACTTTTTCAGGCAAATAGACAACTCCCAATCATATTACCTACACAGATTAATTTTTTTATAAAAAAGTTAGGATCGGTTTCTATGCATTCAAGCGGAAATTTGATAGATTTAGCAAAAAAATTAGCCTCGCTTCATATTAAAAATTCCCCTCTCGATGGTAAGTATACTCCTGAATATACCTATGAATCTTTGAAAAAGGGTATTTCATGCTTGGATTGTGAGTCACTTTCGGTTCGCTTAAATGGAAGAGACCTTAGGTGTGAGAGGTGCGGGGCAAGTGAGGGTTTACATCCCGGTATTATGAGGACGATTGAAGAATATAGAGTTCTTTTTCCCAGAAGGCAAATCACAGTTTCCGCCGCTAATGATTGGTGTAGGCTTGACATGAATAGGCTTAGAATGCAAAAAATATTGAAAGAGCACCTTGTGATGGTTAAGGGCGGAAAGTCTACGTACTACGACTTTAAGTAA